Genomic DNA from Streptomyces capillispiralis:
CGACCATGGCGATCGACAGGAGCAGGATGCCGAGTGTCGGGCCGCAGTCGAAGAACATGATGTCCCAGCGTTCCTTCGGCATCTGCTCGTCCAGGACGTTCTGCAGCCACAGCACACCGGCCGGGTCGAGTCCGAGGTTGACCTCCGCGTCCGCCATCTCGGTCGTACCGAGGACGAGTTCCAGGCGCGGGATGTGACGGAAGGCGTCATCCTGCTCCCCCTCCCCGATGCGGTAGCGAGCGGGGACGACGGCTTCCTCAAGACGGTGCTTGCCTTGCAGGACGCTGAAGATGGTGGGCTGATCGTCGGGCGGGTCCTGGTAGCCGAGGATGTGCGAAGCGGTGCGCTGGGGATCGAAGTCGGCGACGGCGACCTTGTGCCCGCGCAGGGCTGCTTCGACGGCGAGGTTCACCACTCCCTGCGTCTTGCCGGCGCCTCCGGCGATGACGGAGCAGGCGAAGATCCGGGGACCGTCGGAGGGGGGCGGTGTGATCGTTCGGGTGGGCAATGGCGCTCCTGGTGGATTCGGCGCGGGCACGGCGGCCGGGTATTCCGTCGGAATACTGCTTGGTCGGCCGA
This window encodes:
- a CDS encoding ParA family protein; this encodes MPTRTITPPPSDGPRIFACSVIAGGAGKTQGVVNLAVEAALRGHKVAVADFDPQRTASHILGYQDPPDDQPTIFSVLQGKHRLEEAVVPARYRIGEGEQDDAFRHIPRLELVLGTTEMADAEVNLGLDPAGVLWLQNVLDEQMPKERWDIMFFDCGPTLGILLLSIAMVGPEVIACVADEFKYIIGLQDLEETLDKGFRKFRRFGFKTEVQHILATNIPLTADGEVRRSGGAVTDDAIRAIRSNPDWEPKLLPIVRRKQRFKDTIVRQRPLRYLDPRNEALGDIALVADQLGIARLNSTRKR